In the Streptomyces sp. BHT-5-2 genome, one interval contains:
- a CDS encoding winged helix-turn-helix domain-containing protein encodes MVTAARAGRNRQQHIDQRPRPPLPPPPEPAHHRASTTVGDRRLHRPTTPTHGIGLTPHGVGQDAAHWRDLLAAELEKGPAARGWVDDRRWTLARVATVIARRFPVRFSTAQTWRVLHQMGFTVQVPLRRAVERDQDAVATWLKETWPRVERRCGTRTRGGASPTSRAR; translated from the coding sequence ATGGTTACCGCTGCCCGCGCAGGCCGAAATCGTCAACAGCACATCGATCAGCGACCTCGCCCGCCGCTGCCACCACCGCCTGAACCGGCACACCACAGGGCCTCCACCACCGTCGGAGACCGCCGGCTCCACCGGCCGACCACTCCCACCCACGGCATCGGGCTGACACCCCACGGGGTGGGCCAGGATGCAGCCCACTGGCGGGACTTGCTGGCGGCCGAACTGGAGAAAGGACCCGCTGCCCGCGGCTGGGTAGACGACCGACGCTGGACGCTGGCCCGGGTGGCCACCGTGATCGCACGGCGATTCCCTGTCCGCTTCAGCACCGCCCAGACCTGGCGCGTCCTGCATCAGATGGGCTTCACGGTGCAGGTCCCACTCCGTCGTGCCGTCGAGCGCGACCAGGACGCGGTGGCCACCTGGCTCAAGGAGACCTGGCCCCGCGTGGAAAGACGATGCGGGACCAGGACGCGTGGCGGTGCTTCGCCGACGAGTCGGGCCAGGTGA
- the eno gene encoding phosphopyruvate hydratase: MSAKAVGTVEAAIETVTARRIIDSRGNPTVEVDVVLADGSLGRAAVPSGASTGAREAVELRDGDSARWHGKGVDRAVSHVNGEIAASVRGRDAADQTGLDAALVALDGTATKSRLGANAILGVSLAAAKAAAAAHRQPLYRYLGGADAHLLPLPMMNIVNGGAHADNPLDFQEFMIAPVGADTFAEAVRMGSEVFHTLRRDLLAAGHATGVGDEGGFAPALRTAEEALDFVMTAIERTGYRPGTDIGLVMDPASSEFFRDGVYDYAGEGVRRTPSEHADHLAKLIDAYPVVAIEDPMAENDLDGWRELTARVGDRCQLTGDDVFCTNETLLREGIRTGVGNSVLVKVNQIGTLTEALAAVATAHQAGWTAVMSHRSGETEDTTIADLAVATGCGQIKTGSLSRSDRTAKYNQLIRIEEELGDSARFAGRSALRRV, translated from the coding sequence ATGTCCGCAAAGGCAGTCGGAACCGTCGAGGCCGCCATCGAGACCGTCACCGCCCGCCGGATCATCGACAGCCGGGGCAACCCCACGGTCGAGGTCGACGTCGTCCTGGCGGACGGGTCCCTGGGGCGTGCCGCTGTCCCCTCCGGCGCCTCCACCGGTGCCCGGGAGGCCGTGGAACTGCGCGACGGAGACTCCGCGCGCTGGCACGGCAAGGGCGTCGACCGTGCGGTGTCCCACGTCAACGGGGAGATCGCGGCGTCCGTGCGCGGCCGGGACGCGGCCGACCAGACGGGTCTCGACGCCGCGCTGGTCGCCCTCGACGGCACCGCCACGAAGTCCCGGCTCGGCGCCAACGCGATCCTCGGCGTCTCCCTCGCCGCAGCCAAGGCCGCTGCGGCGGCCCACCGCCAGCCCCTCTACCGCTACCTCGGCGGCGCCGACGCCCACCTCCTGCCGCTGCCGATGATGAACATCGTCAACGGCGGTGCCCACGCCGACAATCCGCTGGATTTCCAGGAGTTCATGATCGCGCCCGTGGGCGCGGACACCTTCGCCGAAGCGGTCCGCATGGGCAGTGAGGTCTTCCACACCCTGCGCCGAGATCTGCTGGCCGCCGGGCACGCCACGGGCGTCGGCGACGAGGGCGGCTTCGCGCCCGCGCTGCGTACGGCTGAGGAGGCGCTCGACTTCGTGATGACCGCCATCGAGCGCACCGGCTACCGCCCCGGCACGGACATCGGCCTGGTCATGGACCCGGCGTCGTCGGAGTTCTTCCGCGACGGGGTGTACGACTACGCGGGCGAAGGGGTGCGCCGCACCCCCTCCGAGCACGCCGACCACCTGGCCAAGCTCATCGACGCCTACCCGGTCGTCGCCATCGAGGACCCGATGGCGGAGAACGACCTGGACGGCTGGCGCGAGTTGACCGCCCGCGTCGGCGACCGCTGTCAGCTCACCGGCGACGACGTGTTCTGCACCAACGAGACGCTGCTGCGCGAGGGCATCCGCACCGGCGTCGGCAACTCGGTCCTGGTCAAGGTCAATCAGATCGGGACGCTGACCGAGGCGCTGGCCGCGGTGGCCACGGCCCACCAGGCGGGCTGGACGGCCGTCATGTCGCACCGCTCGGGCGAGACGGAGGACACCACCATCGCGGATCTGGCGGTGGCGACCGGCTGCGGTCAGATCAAGACCGGCTCGCTCTCCCGCTCCGACCGCACCGCGAAGTACAACCAACTGATCCGGATCGAAGAGGAGTTGGGCGACTCCGCGCGCTTCGCGGGCCGCTCCGCGCTGCGTCGGGTGTGA
- a CDS encoding MarR family winged helix-turn-helix transcriptional regulator, producing the protein MPTPEAAAIATELRTAMGKLTRRVKHEDRIPLGQAAVLGALDRNGPMTTSDLAVDQRVRPQSMARAVGLLMEQNLITRRAHPTDGRKSLFELSDAGRAALEAERGRRAGWLAQAIEAELTDEERALLAHSAALLERLAAR; encoded by the coding sequence ATGCCCACCCCGGAAGCCGCCGCCATCGCCACCGAACTGCGCACTGCGATGGGCAAGCTCACCCGACGCGTCAAACACGAGGACCGCATCCCGCTGGGTCAGGCGGCCGTGCTCGGTGCACTCGACCGCAACGGCCCCATGACCACCAGCGACCTCGCCGTCGATCAGCGCGTACGCCCCCAGTCGATGGCCCGGGCGGTGGGGCTGCTCATGGAACAGAACCTGATCACGCGCCGGGCACACCCCACGGACGGCCGCAAGTCGCTGTTCGAGCTGTCGGACGCGGGCCGAGCCGCGCTCGAAGCGGAGCGCGGCCGCAGGGCCGGTTGGCTCGCGCAGGCCATCGAGGCCGAACTCACGGATGAGGAGCGGGCATTGCTGGCACACAGCGCCGCCCTGCTGGAGCGGCTCGCCGCACGCTAG
- a CDS encoding MarR family winged helix-turn-helix transcriptional regulator yields the protein MRGLHADTGYLLYRLGLRSGQLFNAFLQESGVRLRHYALLRFLATSRGALQRELSARLGYDPSAIVSLVDDLEKLGFVERRPTPDDRRGRIVVLTEDGRAFLRDTDASGLRVTNELLDPLKPAERETLHALLLRIAEAGLD from the coding sequence ATGCGCGGGCTGCACGCGGACACCGGCTACCTCCTCTACCGGCTGGGTCTGCGCTCCGGGCAGCTGTTCAACGCCTTCCTCCAGGAGTCCGGAGTGCGGCTGCGCCACTATGCGCTGCTGCGGTTCCTCGCCACGTCGAGGGGAGCCCTGCAGCGAGAGCTGAGCGCACGGCTCGGCTACGACCCGAGCGCGATCGTCAGCCTGGTCGACGACCTGGAGAAACTGGGCTTCGTGGAGCGCCGGCCGACGCCCGACGACCGGCGCGGCCGGATCGTGGTGCTGACCGAGGACGGCCGCGCCTTCCTGCGCGACACCGACGCCTCGGGCCTGCGCGTGACGAACGAGCTACTGGACCCGCTCAAGCCGGCCGAACGGGAGACCCTGCACGCACTGCTGCTGCGGATCGCGGAGGCCGGACTCGACTGA